A genomic stretch from Larus michahellis chromosome 7, bLarMic1.1, whole genome shotgun sequence includes:
- the DUSP19 gene encoding dual specificity protein phosphatase 19, translated as MAGGLVQRLEEGEGTGSGGGWWCPVVPGARAMHSLAQEIRSFSRANLRKQRTRVTTLTGRRIIETWRGACLQVEEDEEVAPGGGGGYVPDLSADLQVGVVKPWLLLGSQDAAHDLETMRKHKVTHVLNVAYGVQNAFLDDFTYKTISILDLPETDITSYFPECFEFIETAKIQDGVVLVHCNAGVSRAAAVVIGFLMNSERLSFARAFSIVKNARPAACPNPGFMEQLHKYQEQNIKANGSINDHD; from the exons ATGGCGGGCGGGCTGGTGCAGCGGctggaggagggtgaggggaccGGCTCGGGTGGTGGCTGGTGGTGCCCGGTGGTGCCCGGTGCCCGGGCCATGCACTCCCTCGCCCAGGAGATCCGCAGCTTCTCTAGGGCCAACCTGCGGAAGCAGCGCACCCGCGTGACGACGCTGACCGGACGGAGAATTATCGAGACGTGGCGCGGCGCCTGCCTGCAGgtggaggaggacgaggaggtggctcctggcggcggcggcggctacGTACCGGACCTCAGCGCCGACCTCCAGGTCGGCGTGGTGAAGCCCTGGTTGCTGCTGG GGTCGCAGGACGCGGCGCACGACCTGGAGACCATGAGGAAGCACAAG gtTACTCATGTTCTAAATGTGGCATATGGAGTACAAAATGCCTTCCTCGATGACTTTACATACAAGACTATTTCTATTCTGGACCTCCCAGAAACTGATATTACCTCCTATTTCCCAGAATGTTTTGAGTTTATTGAGACAGCCAAGATCCAG GATGGTGTGGTACTGGTCCACTGTAATGCAGGAGTCTCTCGTGCAGCGGCAGTAGTCATTGGTTTTCTAATGAATTCAGAAAGACTGAGTTTTGCTAGAGCCTTTTCCATAGTGAAAAATGCAAGGCCTGCAGCTTGTCCAAATCCTGGCTTCATGGAGCAGCTTCACAAGTACCAAGAACAGAACATAAAGGCAAATGGAAGCATAAATGACCACGACTGA